One Candidatus Nitrososphaera evergladensis SR1 genomic window, AGAATTGTCTATTCCTGTCAGACAGGTCACATGCCTGCCGGCTCTTCGCAAATGGACCTGTAATAATGCTGATAATGCTAGCTGCATTGCATGAGATGAGCTGTGTCTTTTAACATCGATTATCAAAAAATTATTGAATTTATCTGACATGCACGTGACAACCACGCCTGGCCCTGTGGCAGCAAGGTTCCTGATGTGACAAACTTGACATTTTAGGGCTCAATGTGACACAGGCCTTCTGCTTTCCTGCATGTAATGAGGGATCATCACCACTGGACACCCTTCTCGCAGATGCTCCACTCGATTCTAGCCTAGGGGCAGCTATCCGCCCGCACCAAATATCCTCAAGGCATTTCTCCCCTGCTCTGTCAGCGATACCTCGCTTCTCTTGTCCTTTGACCTCGTCTCTACAAAATGCCAGTGAGATTCAAGCGTTCAAGTCCAGCGACAGTTACTTTTCTTGCCGTCTCTTTCAGGTCAGACATTATATCCATTTTGGAGCTGCTACTACCACCATTTCCATCCTGAAGCTCTTACTGCTGCAAAAGGCCTGACTCTACAATTATGACTCCTGCTTTTAGGTGTGAAGCTTGTATCGTCTCTGTCGACTGGTCATTGTCATCCTTATCCTTGTTCTTCTGCACCATTCTAGGGTGTCATTGGTGGCCGCATATGCGAGAGCCGGCGTCTCTGTCAGTGATTTCCTCTCGTGTCTATAGTATTCTAGGGCCGATACAATATAGTCACTTGTCGAAGAGCCTTTGAGGTCAGAAGCAATTCTGGAGCACCACTCTGCCTTTTCGTCCAGCTCTTCCAGCCGGCGTCCTAGGCCAAAGACCTGGTCTATCCCAAGAGCCCTCGGCTGGTTCTCGGATTTGCTTCTCAATGTGCTTCTGGGAAGCAAGTCCTTTCTCTCCATAACCTGAAATTTCCTCTCATATACTTTGGTCTTTTGATGATGGTGTATCCTAGTAGAAGGGCGCGACACGTCATTGTATAGTCCCGCCAGAAGGAAATCACCAGCTGACGCACTTTGTTTTCCTGTTAATCAAAATATACTAATTGAATCTCATGACTTTTTGGCCCACTATTCAGACTGCCGTCTTCATGATGCATTATGGAAAACGTCTGCCTCAAAAAATCAATGTAGTTCTGGTGAAAAGTCGGTTGATGTTGAGGATCTACTTTTCTTCTGAGCTAGGGATCAGTCGTTTTCCACCAGCTCTCGACATTACCATGAAAACGACATACCTGACTAATGCTGAGACAAGTTGAGCACCTAGCCTAGTCGCAGGTTCACTCGCACTAGGCGTTTTTTGGCTGCAGACGCTTGGATGCCCGCAATTAGCTAACGAATAAAGCTCCAACGAACAAATGGGAGAAGCAACATGACCATTAGTCCGAATCAGAGTAGTTTTTTCTCATTTCTTAAATGATCCAAAAGTGCCACTCCATAATACCGCTCCTTCACTATCAAATACCTTAACATACACGCCGGCGAGCTCCTGATAGCCGTATCGTATTCCATTTGGACCTTGAATCAACCTTATGATGTCTTCCTTCTTGACTCCTGGCGTATTTACTTGAACGAAGATCTCGTCAGGTTTTTGTCCTCCTTTCCGCGCTAGACGCCCTCCTAGGTTATCTAATTTTCCTTCAAATGCAGTAACCTCTCGCAACTTTCCATTCACAAGTCTCACATCGGAACTTCTGACTTCAGAAGTGGGTATAGCTTCGGCTGCTCCTTTTGCGGCTTCTGTGGCAGTTCTGGGAGCAAGTTTATGTCCTTGACTCATTAGATCTTGGACAATTTCTTGTTGGAGTTCTGTCAATGAGGGTTCAGGTGCTTTCTTGGTTTCGCTTTTGATGGCTGCTTTGGCAGATGCCTCGGGGTTTCCATATCCTTTTGGCCTTGCAGGTTTCGGTTGAGGGGTAGGTTCTGGGCGTAATGGGTTCTCGACATCCGGCACATACGTACCTTGATTTATGCGAGCCTGAGCAAAGGCGCCGAGCACTCCGGTAGCAGCTGTCCCCAATCCACCTCCCGCAGCGATTTTCTCAGGATCGTCTGTGAACAGATCCGTAATCCCGGCGCCAAGTGCTCCGCCAAGCGAACCTGTCGCATGTGAAATAGTTGTCAGCCACGCTTGAATGACTCTTTGTCTCATTTGCTCCCTCTCCAAAGCTTCTTGGTCTTCCTTGGTGAATTCATTTACAACGGGCGAGCGACCGTACTGAATATAATGCTGGTCAGCAAAGAACCGGTCAAGGGCATCCTCGACTTTGCCCTGGAACTTGGACCTGTTGTACCAGTGCGGCCACTCCAGCCCGTAGCGCCGAAGAACCTGCAAGTCTCGCATCGGTATCCTCTCGCTCATGAACGAAGCGAGTACGTCCCCTGCAAATCCATGTTCATTGAGAACCTTTCGAAACATCTGGAACCGTTCGGGGCGGGTTTCGTCTAGTGCCTCCTCTACTATACGTTTTTTTGTCTTTGCAGCTTTTTCCCTTTCATCAAACTCCTTGAGTGGGGCATAGATCTGCTCGTCAGTCACCATCCGCGCCTGGAATCTGGGATCCGGCTTTATCAGCGAGAGCGTTGTCGGTCGTCGAGGCATCTCTGGCAGTGATTCTTCCTCATCCTCTTTGAGCAGCTGGTCAATCCTAGCCGCACCGGCTTCCGCTTCTGCGATTGCCTTCTTCCTCTCCTCATCCTCGGCGGGCTGCATCGACAAGCCGACGCCGGACGCAGGCAGTTCAGTCCGTACGGATTGCCCGTTTACCACGTTTTGCGCGGCCGTTCGTGCACTCGTCTCGTGAATGCCTTGCGGGTCATTGGATGGCGGCGCATCGGCGCCGCGTTGCTGGATTGTGTGCGCCAGTTCATGCGCAAGCAGTTCTCTTCCTTGACGCGTACCGGGCTGATACTGTCCTTTTCCAAATGTAATGTCGTTTCCTATGGTGTAGGCAAGGGCATTGAGCGATCTAGCTGACCTGGCAGCTTTTTCATCCGTATGTAGTCTAACATTAGAGAAATCATGACCAAACCTTGATTCCATGAATTCTCTGGTGCCTGTGTCAAGTGGAGATCCGCCGCCAGAACGAGCACCGTCAATCTTGCTTTCTGCTTCTTGTTCATGTGCGTCGTGAGGATGATTGACCTTCAATTTTGGTTGAATGGTGATATTTGCAAAATCAAATCCTGCGTCGGAGTACATCAATCGCCGTATTGCTTGGTTCCCAATTGCTTGTCGTAAATGAATAATGGAATTACCGGAATATTCCCCCGAATCATTGCGATAAGAGGGAGCTTTAACGACTCCCAATGATTTGCTGTCAGTCGTGCTGTCCTTTCTTCGGTATGAGGACGCAAATGACATTGGCCTACTACGGTTTATCGTGCTCATGTAGATAACACTGTCGATTTTCTGACAGCTACCTGGCTTTTTCTACTACTTTACGATGAAGTTTGGTACCCTCCTTATTCTTCGTTGATTGCCATTGGATTTCGATTTGCTTGCGCCGCTCCTCTCCGGCAAGAACCTTCCGTTTTCACACTTAATCAGTCTCGGTTGCATGTGAACCGAATATTGTTTTTTGGTACAGGTCATTTTTTCATTCATCGCCAAGGCGAAATAGGCTTGAGAAATCAAGGCACAGGTCGAGCTCTTCAACTCTTCAATGTGATAAAGAGGGCTTGGCATCCGCCAACGTCTTGTCTCCTGCTTTATTTAGATAACCTGGAGCAAAGAATATGACACAATATAGGATGGCAATTAGAAAAACATTCCTTATTCATCTGATCCAAGATCTTAACCCATGTCGATAAACCATAATGTTCCGTCCAACTTCTTTATTGTGTACTTGTCGGACTGATGTTTGCGTACGGCAGATCGATGCTATCGCCAAGCCCCAGTCCAAGTTCGTTCAACTCGAGCTCCATTCGCCATCTCAACACGTTACGAGTGCGTTGAGGCATGTTTGGTATCTGTTCTATTGCATCAAACATCACCTGTCTCATCTCTCCGACAGTGCAGTTCACTCGTCCTGCCCTCCTCTGCCTGATCGCCCAGTTCTTCCAGTGGTCATCAAATGCTCTATGTGTGGCCGGATCCAGAAGCGTCGTAAGAGCTCTCCTCCGGCTGTATGTTGGTACGTCGCGTAGGAACGATGTCGGGCCTACATGAGCTGATTGTTGCTGCTGTCCTGTGACCCCGTAGGCGTTTCGGACCTCTGTAGCGCTCCCATGCGATTGAAAAGCAATATCGACTGTGCCTGGAGCGCCTTGGGCTCCAATGAGTCCTCCGGCTAGGGCATCAGCTGCGGCGGAGCCTGCTCCGCGCTGCGATGCGCCTGGTGGCGTAAGGCCAAGTTCTCTTGAGAGTTCCTCAAAGACCTCTGGACCAGATACTCTGCCCGGAGTCGTCCTAGCTGGCTGACTTGGGCTTGCCGGGCCGACGTCACTGGCAGGCTGGCCTGGAGCGGCCTCTTGAGTTGATGATGGGGTAGTCTCGATGTCGGGAGCCGATGAGTTTCCAGTACGCGCCGCAGGAATTGCCTCGACTGGCTCTGACAAGGCCGGATTTCTCAACGATAATGCTATGTCGTCTCTGCCAATAATCGAAGGTAAAGAGCCAGTAATGCGAGCTGGAGGGAATGCGTCAGCAGTTCCAATCATAGCCGCAGCCAACACGTTACGCGCCCTTCCAACCATGACCCTCGCTTGGCGCCGGACACCTCTTCCAATCTCATACGCTCTTTGCTGACCTGGCGTCATCTCTGCGCTTCCAGCGTGGCTAGACGAAACCCCGGAAACTGTTGCGCCGATTATTGCCGACTGCCACGCTTGGTTTGGGTCATCAGAAAAGATGCTAGCGCCTAGGTAACCAGTGCCCCCGCCGACTGCCATGCCTGCAAGGGTCCGCGCTGTTGGACTAGATATCCTGCTCGTGACAGCGCCAAGAGGGCCTGAAATCAAGCCACTTGCCGCGCCAATACCGCCTGACTTCAGGATGTCCTTCGCGCTCCCGCCCTCGAGAGCAGTCTCTCCCATTCCCACGATAGCATTGCCTCCCATTTCTGCTGCCGTAGAGCGGACAAGGTTGCTGGCGGTACTGAGGCCCGGGGTTCCTGCACCCAATACCGCTCGAAAAGCTTGAGTGGGGCCTGCGCTGACCCCGATAACGGCACCGCGCTTGGCCCACCTTCTTGCTTCACGTCCTCCGCTTGCAAGAACGTCAGATAGCGAACCCCCTGCGGCCGCTTCTTGGGCCATGCCTCCGACCATGCCCAG contains:
- a CDS encoding DUF4157 domain-containing protein, whose protein sequence is MYSDAGFDFANITIQPKLKVNHPHDAHEQEAESKIDGARSGGGSPLDTGTREFMESRFGHDFSNVRLHTDEKAARSARSLNALAYTIGNDITFGKGQYQPGTRQGRELLAHELAHTIQQRGADAPPSNDPQGIHETSARTAAQNVVNGQSVRTELPASGVGLSMQPAEDEERKKAIAEAEAGAARIDQLLKEDEEESLPEMPRRPTTLSLIKPDPRFQARMVTDEQIYAPLKEFDEREKAAKTKKRIVEEALDETRPERFQMFRKVLNEHGFAGDVLASFMSERIPMRDLQVLRRYGLEWPHWYNRSKFQGKVEDALDRFFADQHYIQYGRSPVVNEFTKEDQEALEREQMRQRVIQAWLTTISHATGSLGGALGAGITDLFTDDPEKIAAGGGLGTAATGVLGAFAQARINQGTYVPDVENPLRPEPTPQPKPARPKGYGNPEASAKAAIKSETKKAPEPSLTELQQEIVQDLMSQGHKLAPRTATEAAKGAAEAIPTSEVRSSDVRLVNGKLREVTAFEGKLDNLGGRLARKGGQKPDEIFVQVNTPGVKKEDIIRLIQGPNGIRYGYQELAGVYVKVFDSEGAVLWSGTFGSFKK